In the Bos javanicus breed banteng chromosome 28, ARS-OSU_banteng_1.0, whole genome shotgun sequence genome, one interval contains:
- the ZSWIM8 gene encoding zinc finger SWIM domain-containing protein 8 isoform X4 gives MELMFAEWEDGERFSFEDSDRFEEDSLCSFISEAESLCQNWRGWRKQSAGPNSPTGGGGGGGSGGTRMRDGLVIPLVELSAKQVAFHIPFEVVEKVYPPVPEQLQLRIAFWSFPENEEDIRLYSCLANGSADEFQRGDQLFRMRAVKDPLQIGFHLSATVVPPQMVPPKGAYNVAVMFDRCRVTSCSCTCGAGAKWCTHVVALCLFRIHNASAVCLRAPVSESLSRLQRDQLQKFAQYLISELPQQILPTAQRLLDELLSSQSTAINTVCGAPDPTAGPSASDQSTWYLDESTLTDNIKKTLHKFCGPSPVVFSDVNSMYLSSTEPPAAAEWACLLRPLRGREPEGVWNLLSIVREMFKRRDSNAAPLLEILTDQCLTYEQITGWWYSVRTSASHSSASGHTGRSNGQSEVAAHACASMCDEMVTLWRLAVLDPALSPQRRRELCVQLRQWQLKVIENVKRGQHKKTLERLFPGFRPAVEACYFNWEEAYPLPGVTYSATDRKLALCWARALPPRPGASRNGGLEESRERPRPLPAEPAVRPKEPGAKRKGLGEGVPASQRGPRRLSAEGGDKALHKMGPGGGKAKTLGGAGCGGKGSVGSGSKRRLSSEDSSLEPDLAEMSLDDSSLALGAEASTFGGFPESPPPCPHPGGSRGPSTFLPEPPDTYEEDGGVYFSEGPEPPTASAGPPGLLPRDLCTRDDLPSTDESGNGLPKTKEAAPVVGEEDDDYQAYYLNAQDGAGGEEEKAEGGAGEEHDLFAGLKPLEQESRMEILFACAEALHAHGYSSEASRLTVELAQDLLANPPDLKVEPPPAKGKKNKVSTSRQTWVATNTLTKAAFLLTVLSERPEHHNLAFRVGMFALELQRPPASTKALEVKLAYQESEVATLLKKIPLGPSEMSTVRCRAEELREGTLCDYRPVLPLMLASFIFDVLCAPVVSPTGSRPPSRNWNNEMPGDEELGFEAAVAALGMKTTVSEAEHPLLCEGTRREKGDLALALMITYKDDQARLKKILDKLLDRESQTHKPQTLSSFYSSSRPATASQRSPSKHGGPSAPGALQPLTSGSAGPAQPGSVAGAGPGPTEGFTEKNVPESSPHSPCEGLPPEAALTPRPEGKVPSRLALGSRGGYNGRGWGSPGRPKKKHTGMASIDSSAPETTSDSSPTLSRRPLRGGWAPTSWGRGQDSDSISSSSSDSLGSSSSSGSRRASASGGARAKTVEVGRYKGRRPESHAPHVPNQPSEAAAHFYFELAKTVLIKAGGNSSTSIFTHPSSSGGHQGPHRNLHLCAFEIGLYALGLHNFVSPNWLSRTYSSHVSWITGQAMEIGSAALTILVECWDGHLTPPEVASLADRASRARDSNMVRAAAELALSCLPHAHALNPNEIQRALVQCKEQDNLMLEKACMAVEEAAKGGGVYPEVLFEVAHQWFWLYEQTAGGSSTAREGATSCSASGIRAAGEAGRGLPEGRGGPGTEPVTVAAAAVTAATVVPVISVGSSLYPGPGLGHGHSPGLHPYTALQPHLPCSPQYLTHPAHPAHPMPHMPRPAVFPVASSAYPQGVHPAFLGAQYPYSVTPPSLAATAVSFPVPSMAPITVHPYHTEPGLPLPTSVALSSVHPASTFPAIQGASLPALTTQPSPLVSGGFPPPEEETHSQPVNPHSLHHLHAAYRVGMLALEMLGRRAHNDHPNNFSRSPPYTDDVKWLLGLAAKLGVNYVHQFCVGAAKGVLSPFVLQEIVMETLQRLSPAHAHNHLRAPAFHQLVQRCQQAYMQYIHHRLIHLTPADYDDFVNAIRSARSAFCLTPMGMMQFNDILQNLKRSKQTKELWQRVSLEMTTFSP, from the exons ATGGAGCTGATGTTCGCCGAGTGGGAGGACGGAGAGCGCTTCTCTTTCGAGGATTCGGACCGCTTTGAGGAGGATTCGCTCTGTTCCTTCATCTCTGAGGCTGAGAGCCTCTGCCAGAACTGGCGGGGATGGCGCAAACAGTCAGCGGGGCCCAATTCCCCCACTGGCGGCGGTGGCGGAGGTGGCAGTGGCGGTACCAGAATGCGAG ATGGACTGGTGATCCCACTGGTGGAGCTGTCAGCAAAGCAGGTGGCATTTCATATCCCATTTGAAGTGGTGGAGAAAGTTTACCCCCCAGTGCCTGAGCAGTTACAACTGCGCATTGCTTTTTGGAGCTTCCCTGAGAATGAAGAGGATATTCG ACTCTATTCCTGCCTGGCCAACGGCAGTGCAGATGAGTTCCAGCGAGGGGATCAGCTGTTCCGCATGAGGGCTGTGAAGGACCCTCTGCAGATAG GGTTCCACCTGAGTGCTACAGTGGTGCCGCCTCAGATGGTCCCCCCCAAAGGAGCCTACAACGTGGCTGTGATGTTTGACCGCTGCCGAGTCACTTCCTGCAGCTGCACCTGTGGTGCTGGGGCCAAGTGGTGCACCCATGTCGTGGCCCTCTGCCTCTTCCGCATCCACAAC GCTTCTGCAGTCTGCCTGCGGGCCCCCGTGTCAGAGTCCCTGTCTCGGCTGCAGAGGGACCAACTGCAAAAATTTGCTCAGTACCTCATCAGTGAGCTCCCACAGCAG ATCCTCCCCACAGCCCAACGTCTCCTGGATGAACTCCTCTCCTCCCAGTCAACAGCCATCAATACAGTGTGTGGAGCCCCGG ACCCCACAGCAGGGCCCTCCGCCTCCGATCAGAGTACGTGGTATTTGGACGAGTCGACACTCACCGACAACATCAAGAAGACACTGCACAAGTTCTGCGGCCCCTCCCCTGTGGTGTTCAG TGATGTGAACTCCATGTATCTGTCTTCAACGGAGCCTCCGGCCGCCGCCGAATGGGCATGTCTGCTGCGCCCTCTGAGGGGCCGTGAGCCAGAGGGCGTCTGGAACTTGCTTAGCATCGTGCGGGAGATGTTCAAGCGAAGGGACAGTAATGCTGCCCCCTTGTTGGAAATCCTCACTGACCAGTGCCTCACCTATGAGCAG ATAACAGGCTGGTGGTACAGCGTGCGCACCTCAGCCTCTCACAGCAGCGCCAGTGGGCACACAGGCCGGAGCAATGGGCAGTCCGAGGTGGCGGCCCATGCCTGCGCCAGCATGTGTGATGAGATGGTCACGTTGTGGAGACTGGCCGTGCTGGACCCCGCACTCAGCCCCCAGCG CCGCCGGGAACTGTGTGTGCAGCTGCGCCAGTGGCAGCTGAAGGTGATTGAGAACGTGAAGCGGGGACAGCACAAGAAGACCCTGGAGCGGCTCTTCCCTGGCTTCCGGCCGGCGGTGGAGGCCTGCTACTTCAACTGGGAAGAGGCCTACCCACTGCCCGGTGTCACCTACAGCGCCACTGACCGGAAGCTGGCCCTGTGCTGGGCCCGAGCCCTGCCCCCTCGGCCAGGCGCCTCACGCAATGGGGGCCTGGAAGAATCCCGGGAGCGGCCCCGGCCTCTTCCTGCCGAGCCAGCTGTGCGGCCCAAGGAGCCGGGGGCCAAACGCAAGGGATTGGGTGAGGGTGTCCCTGCGTCACAGCGGGGTCCCCGCCGCCTCTCGGCTGAGGGGGGAGATAAGGCACTGCATAAGATGGGTCCAGGTGGGGGCAAAGCCAAAACGCTGGGTGGGGCTGGCTGTGGGGGCAAGGGCTCAGTGGGCAGTGGGAGCAAGCGCCGGCTGAGCAGTGAGGACAGCTCCCTGGAGCCGGATCTGGCTGAGATGAGCCTGGACGACAGCAGCCTGGCCCTGGGTGCAGAGGCCAGCACCTTCGGTGGATTCCCTGAGAGCCcgccaccctgcccccaccctggtGGCTCGCGAGGCCCTTCTACCTTCCTTCCTGAACCTCCAGATACTTACGAAGAAGATGGTGGCGTGTACTTCTCAGAAGGGCCTGAGCCTCCCACAGCCTCTGCTGGCCCCCCTGGCCTGTTGCCCAGGGACCTCTGTACCCGGGACGACCTCCCTTCCACAGATGAGAGTGGCAATGGACTCCCTAAAACCAAAGAGGCAGCCCCTGTGGTTGGCGAGGAGGATGACGACTACCAGGCATACTATCTGAATGCCCAGGACGGGGCTGGGGGCGAGGAAGAGAAGGccgagggtggggctggggaggagcaCGACCTGTTTGCTGGACTGAAGCCGCTGGAGCAGGAGAGCCGCATGGAG ATATTGTTTGCCTGTGCTGAGGCCTTGCATGCGCATGGCTACAGCAGTGAGGCCTCCCGCCTCACCGTGGAACTTGCCCAGGACCTGCTAGCCAACCCACCTGACCTCAAGGTAGAGCCGCCCCCTGCCAAG GGCAAGAAGAATAAGGTATCTACAAGCCGCCAGACCTGGGTGGCTACGAACACACTGACCAAGGCAGCTTTCCTATTGACAGTGCTAAGTGAGCGTCCAGAGCACCACAACCTGGCCTTCCGAGTGGGCATGTTTGCCTTGGAGCTCCAGCGGCCCCCAGCTTCTACCAAGGCCTTGGAG GTGAAGCTGGCCTATCAGGAGTCTGAGGTGGCCACTCTGCTCAAGAAGATCCCTCTGGGTCCAAGTGAGATGAGTACGGTGCGCTGCCGGGCAGAGGAGCTTCGTGAGGGGACGCTCTGTGATTATCGGCCAGTTTTGCCTCTCATGTTGGCCAGTTTCATCTTTGATGTGCTCTGTGCTCCAG TGGTTTCTCCCACGGGTTCCCGACCCCCAAGTCGCAACTGGAACAACGAGATGCCCGGGGAtgaggagctgggatttgaagcaGCAGTTGCTGCCTTGG GCATGAAGACAACAGTAAGTGAGGCAGAGCACCCACTGCTGTGTGAAGGCACACGCCGGGAGAAGGGCGACCTTGCCCTGGCCCTGATGATCACTTACAAAGACGACCAGGCCAGACTCAAGAAG ATCTTAGACAAACTCTTGGACCGAGAGAGCCAGACGCATAAACCACAGACACTGAGTTCGTTCTATTCATCCAGCCGCCCGGCCACAGCCAGCCAGAGGTCTCCTTCAAAGCATGGGGGCCCATCTGCCCCAGGGGCCCTGCAGCCTCTGACCTCAGGCTCtgcagggcctgctcagccagggAGTGTGGCAGGGGCTGGGCCAGGCCCCACTGAGGGCTTCACAGAGAAGAATGTGCCTG AGAGTTCCCCACATTCCCCCTGTGAGGGTCTTCCACCTGAAGCAGCTCTGACCCCAAGGCCAGAGGGGAAGGTCCCCAGCCGCCTGGCACTTGGCAGCCGTGGAGGCTACAACGGACGGGGCTGGGGCTCACCAGGGCGGCCTAAGAAGAAGCACACAG GCATGGCCAGCATTGACAGCAGTGCCCCTGAAACAACGTCGGATAGCTCCCCAACATTAAGCAGGAGGCCGCTGAGAGGGGGCTGGGCCCCTACCTCCTGGGGTCGAGGACAGGACAGTGACAGCATCAGCAGCTCTTCCTCAGACTCCCTTGGCTCCTCGTCCTCCAGTGGAAGTCGCCGGGCCAGTGCCAGTGGAGGGGCCCGGGCGAAGACTGTTGAAGTTGGCAG GTACAAGGGCCGCCGTCCCGAGAGTCATGCCCCCCATGTACCCAATCAGCCGTCAGAGGCAGCTGCACACTTCTACTTCGAGCTGGCGAAGACAGTGCTGATCAAGGCAGGGGGCAACAGCAGCACTTCCATTTTCACACACCCATCTTCCTCAGGGGGCCACCAGGGTCCTCACCGCAACCTGCACCTTTGCGCCTTTGAGATCGGGCTTTATGCCCTTGGCCTGCACAACTTTGTTTCTCCCAACTGGCTCTCACGTACTTACTCTTCCCACGTTTCCTGGATTACGG GCCAGGCAATGGAGATTGGCAGTGCAGCCCTGACTATACTGGTAGAATGCTGGGATGGGCACCTGACGCCCCCTGAGGTTGCGTCCCTGGCTGACAGGGCATCACGGGCACGAGACTCCAACATGGTGAGGGCAGCGGCGGAACTCGCCCTAAGCTGCCTGCCTCATGCCCATGCGTTGAACCCCAATGAGATCCAGCGGGCCCTGGTGCAGTGCAAGGAGCAG GATAACCTGATGTTGGAGAAGGCCTGCATGGCAGTGGAAGAGGCGGCTAAGGGTGGGGGCGTATACCCCGAAGTGTTGTTTGAGGTTGCTCACCAGTGGTTCTGGCTATATGAGCAAACAGCAGGTGGCTCATCCACAGCCCGTGAAGGGGCTACAAGCTGTAGTGCCAGTGGGATCAGGGCAGCTGGGGAGGCTGGGCGGGGGCTGCCTGAGGGCAGGGGGGGCCCAGGGACTGAGCCGGTTACAGTGGCGGCGGCAGCAGTGACAGCAGCCACGGTGGTGCCAGTCATCTCGGTGGGGTCCAGTTTATATCCAGGTCCAGGACTGGGGCATGGTCATTCCCCTGGCCTGCACCCCTACACTGCTCTACAGCCCCACCTGCCCTGCAGCCCTCAATACCTCACCCACCCAGCTCACCCCGCCCACCCCATGCCTCATATGCCCCGGCCTGCCGTCTTCCCTGTGGCCAGCTCTGCATACCCGCAG GGTGTGCATCCTGCATTCCTAGGGGCTCAGTACCCTTACTCGGTGACTCCCCCCTCACTTGCTGCCACTGCTGTGTCTTTCCCCGTCCCTTCCATGGCACCCATCACAGTACATCCCTACCACACAGAGCCAGGGCTCCCACTGCCCACCAGTGTGGCCT TGAGCAGTGTCCATCCAGCTTCCACGTTTCCAGCCATCCAGGGTGCCTCACTGCCTGCCCTGACCACACAGCCCAGCCCTCTGGTGAGCGGGGGTTTTCCACCACCCGAGGAGGAGACCCACAGCCAGCCTGTCAACCCGCACAGCCTACACCACCTGCATGCTGCCTACCGCGTCG GAATGCTGGCACTGGAGATGCTGGGTCGCCGGGCACACAACGATCACCCCAACAACTTCTCTCGCTCCCCTCCCTACACTGATGATGTCAAATGGTTGCTGGGGCTGGCGGCAAAGCTGG gagTGAACTACGTGCACCAGTTCTGTGTGGGGGCAGCCAAGGGGGTGCTGAGCCCGTTTGTGCTGCAGGAGATCGTCATGGAGACGCTGCAGCGGCTGAGCCCTGCTCACGCCCACAACCACCTGCGTGCCCCGGCCTTCCACCAGCTGGTGCAGCGCTGCCAGCAGGCATACATGCAG TACATCCACCACCGCCTGATTCACCTGACCCCTGCCGACTACGACGACTTTGTGAATGCCATCCGCAGCGCTCGCAGCGCCTTCTGCCTGACACCCATGGGTATGATGCAGTTCAACGACATCCTGCAGAATCTCAAGCGCAGCAAACAGACCAAGGAGCTGTGGCAGCGGGTCTCACTCGAGATGACCACCTTCTCCCCCTGA
- the ZSWIM8 gene encoding zinc finger SWIM domain-containing protein 8 isoform X1 has product MELMFAEWEDGERFSFEDSDRFEEDSLCSFISEAESLCQNWRGWRKQSAGPNSPTGGGGGGGSGGTRMRDGLVIPLVELSAKQVAFHIPFEVVEKVYPPVPEQLQLRIAFWSFPENEEDIRLYSCLANGSADEFQRGDQLFRMRAVKDPLQIGFHLSATVVPPQMVPPKGAYNVAVMFDRCRVTSCSCTCGAGAKWCTHVVALCLFRIHNASAVCLRAPVSESLSRLQRDQLQKFAQYLISELPQQILPTAQRLLDELLSSQSTAINTVCGAPDPTAGPSASDQSTWYLDESTLTDNIKKTLHKFCGPSPVVFSDVNSMYLSSTEPPAAAEWACLLRPLRGREPEGVWNLLSIVREMFKRRDSNAAPLLEILTDQCLTYEQITGWWYSVRTSASHSSASGHTGRSNGQSEVAAHACASMCDEMVTLWRLAVLDPALSPQRRRELCVQLRQWQLKVIENVKRGQHKKTLERLFPGFRPAVEACYFNWEEAYPLPGVTYSATDRKLALCWARALPPRPGASRNGGLEESRERPRPLPAEPAVRPKEPGAKRKGLGEGVPASQRGPRRLSAEGGDKALHKMGPGGGKAKTLGGAGCGGKGSVGSGSKRRLSSEDSSLEPDLAEMSLDDSSLALGAEASTFGGFPESPPPCPHPGGSRGPSTFLPEPPDTYEEDGGVYFSEGPEPPTASAGPPGLLPRDLCTRDDLPSTDESGNGLPKTKEAAPVVGEEDDDYQAYYLNAQDGAGGEEEKAEGGAGEEHDLFAGLKPLEQESRMEILFACAEALHAHGYSSEASRLTVELAQDLLANPPDLKVEPPPAKGKKNKVSTSRQTWVATNTLTKAAFLLTVLSERPEHHNLAFRVGMFALELQRPPASTKALEVKLAYQESEVATLLKKIPLGPSEMSTVRCRAEELREGTLCDYRPVLPLMLASFIFDVLCAPVVSPTGSRPPSRNWNNEMPGDEELGFEAAVAALGMKTTVSEAEHPLLCEGTRREKGDLALALMITYKDDQARLKKILDKLLDRESQTHKPQTLSSFYSSSRPATASQRSPSKHGGPSAPGALQPLTSGSAGPAQPGSVAGAGPGPTEGFTEKNVPESSPHSPCEGLPPEAALTPRPEGKVPSRLALGSRGGYNGRGWGSPGRPKKKHTGMASIDSSAPETTSDSSPTLSRRPLRGGWAPTSWGRGQDSDSISSSSSDSLGSSSSSGSRRASASGGARAKTVEVGRYKGRRPESHAPHVPNQPSEAAAHFYFELAKTVLIKAGGNSSTSIFTHPSSSGGHQGPHRNLHLCAFEIGLYALGLHNFVSPNWLSRTYSSHVSWITGQAMEIGSAALTILVECWDGHLTPPEVASLADRASRARDSNMVRAAAELALSCLPHAHALNPNEIQRALVQCKEQDNLMLEKACMAVEEAAKGGGVYPEVLFEVAHQWFWLYEQTAGGSSTAREGATSCSASGIRAAGEAGRGLPEGRGGPGTEPVTVAAAAVTAATVVPVISVGSSLYPGPGLGHGHSPGLHPYTALQPHLPCSPQYLTHPAHPAHPMPHMPRPAVFPVASSAYPQGVHPAFLGAQYPYSVTPPSLAATAVSFPVPSMAPITVHPYHTEPGLPLPTSVACELWGQGTVSSVHPASTFPAIQGASLPALTTQPSPLVSGGFPPPEEETHSQPVNPHSLHHLHAAYRVGMLALEMLGRRAHNDHPNNFSRSPPYTDDVKWLLGLAAKLGDRHGDAAAAEPCSRPQPPACPGLPPAGAALPAGIHAVHPPPPDSPDPCRLRRLCECHPQRSQRLLPDTHGYDAVQRHPAESQAQQTDQGAVAAGLTRDDHLLPLSLTPIGPYTGTQACGYGGPSPRGNESWLDRSSPLSSPVAQTGSCSWAVAWGQDASDPRSLGLGETALSGSGHWVASGIYLAFINI; this is encoded by the exons ATGGAGCTGATGTTCGCCGAGTGGGAGGACGGAGAGCGCTTCTCTTTCGAGGATTCGGACCGCTTTGAGGAGGATTCGCTCTGTTCCTTCATCTCTGAGGCTGAGAGCCTCTGCCAGAACTGGCGGGGATGGCGCAAACAGTCAGCGGGGCCCAATTCCCCCACTGGCGGCGGTGGCGGAGGTGGCAGTGGCGGTACCAGAATGCGAG ATGGACTGGTGATCCCACTGGTGGAGCTGTCAGCAAAGCAGGTGGCATTTCATATCCCATTTGAAGTGGTGGAGAAAGTTTACCCCCCAGTGCCTGAGCAGTTACAACTGCGCATTGCTTTTTGGAGCTTCCCTGAGAATGAAGAGGATATTCG ACTCTATTCCTGCCTGGCCAACGGCAGTGCAGATGAGTTCCAGCGAGGGGATCAGCTGTTCCGCATGAGGGCTGTGAAGGACCCTCTGCAGATAG GGTTCCACCTGAGTGCTACAGTGGTGCCGCCTCAGATGGTCCCCCCCAAAGGAGCCTACAACGTGGCTGTGATGTTTGACCGCTGCCGAGTCACTTCCTGCAGCTGCACCTGTGGTGCTGGGGCCAAGTGGTGCACCCATGTCGTGGCCCTCTGCCTCTTCCGCATCCACAAC GCTTCTGCAGTCTGCCTGCGGGCCCCCGTGTCAGAGTCCCTGTCTCGGCTGCAGAGGGACCAACTGCAAAAATTTGCTCAGTACCTCATCAGTGAGCTCCCACAGCAG ATCCTCCCCACAGCCCAACGTCTCCTGGATGAACTCCTCTCCTCCCAGTCAACAGCCATCAATACAGTGTGTGGAGCCCCGG ACCCCACAGCAGGGCCCTCCGCCTCCGATCAGAGTACGTGGTATTTGGACGAGTCGACACTCACCGACAACATCAAGAAGACACTGCACAAGTTCTGCGGCCCCTCCCCTGTGGTGTTCAG TGATGTGAACTCCATGTATCTGTCTTCAACGGAGCCTCCGGCCGCCGCCGAATGGGCATGTCTGCTGCGCCCTCTGAGGGGCCGTGAGCCAGAGGGCGTCTGGAACTTGCTTAGCATCGTGCGGGAGATGTTCAAGCGAAGGGACAGTAATGCTGCCCCCTTGTTGGAAATCCTCACTGACCAGTGCCTCACCTATGAGCAG ATAACAGGCTGGTGGTACAGCGTGCGCACCTCAGCCTCTCACAGCAGCGCCAGTGGGCACACAGGCCGGAGCAATGGGCAGTCCGAGGTGGCGGCCCATGCCTGCGCCAGCATGTGTGATGAGATGGTCACGTTGTGGAGACTGGCCGTGCTGGACCCCGCACTCAGCCCCCAGCG CCGCCGGGAACTGTGTGTGCAGCTGCGCCAGTGGCAGCTGAAGGTGATTGAGAACGTGAAGCGGGGACAGCACAAGAAGACCCTGGAGCGGCTCTTCCCTGGCTTCCGGCCGGCGGTGGAGGCCTGCTACTTCAACTGGGAAGAGGCCTACCCACTGCCCGGTGTCACCTACAGCGCCACTGACCGGAAGCTGGCCCTGTGCTGGGCCCGAGCCCTGCCCCCTCGGCCAGGCGCCTCACGCAATGGGGGCCTGGAAGAATCCCGGGAGCGGCCCCGGCCTCTTCCTGCCGAGCCAGCTGTGCGGCCCAAGGAGCCGGGGGCCAAACGCAAGGGATTGGGTGAGGGTGTCCCTGCGTCACAGCGGGGTCCCCGCCGCCTCTCGGCTGAGGGGGGAGATAAGGCACTGCATAAGATGGGTCCAGGTGGGGGCAAAGCCAAAACGCTGGGTGGGGCTGGCTGTGGGGGCAAGGGCTCAGTGGGCAGTGGGAGCAAGCGCCGGCTGAGCAGTGAGGACAGCTCCCTGGAGCCGGATCTGGCTGAGATGAGCCTGGACGACAGCAGCCTGGCCCTGGGTGCAGAGGCCAGCACCTTCGGTGGATTCCCTGAGAGCCcgccaccctgcccccaccctggtGGCTCGCGAGGCCCTTCTACCTTCCTTCCTGAACCTCCAGATACTTACGAAGAAGATGGTGGCGTGTACTTCTCAGAAGGGCCTGAGCCTCCCACAGCCTCTGCTGGCCCCCCTGGCCTGTTGCCCAGGGACCTCTGTACCCGGGACGACCTCCCTTCCACAGATGAGAGTGGCAATGGACTCCCTAAAACCAAAGAGGCAGCCCCTGTGGTTGGCGAGGAGGATGACGACTACCAGGCATACTATCTGAATGCCCAGGACGGGGCTGGGGGCGAGGAAGAGAAGGccgagggtggggctggggaggagcaCGACCTGTTTGCTGGACTGAAGCCGCTGGAGCAGGAGAGCCGCATGGAG ATATTGTTTGCCTGTGCTGAGGCCTTGCATGCGCATGGCTACAGCAGTGAGGCCTCCCGCCTCACCGTGGAACTTGCCCAGGACCTGCTAGCCAACCCACCTGACCTCAAGGTAGAGCCGCCCCCTGCCAAG GGCAAGAAGAATAAGGTATCTACAAGCCGCCAGACCTGGGTGGCTACGAACACACTGACCAAGGCAGCTTTCCTATTGACAGTGCTAAGTGAGCGTCCAGAGCACCACAACCTGGCCTTCCGAGTGGGCATGTTTGCCTTGGAGCTCCAGCGGCCCCCAGCTTCTACCAAGGCCTTGGAG GTGAAGCTGGCCTATCAGGAGTCTGAGGTGGCCACTCTGCTCAAGAAGATCCCTCTGGGTCCAAGTGAGATGAGTACGGTGCGCTGCCGGGCAGAGGAGCTTCGTGAGGGGACGCTCTGTGATTATCGGCCAGTTTTGCCTCTCATGTTGGCCAGTTTCATCTTTGATGTGCTCTGTGCTCCAG TGGTTTCTCCCACGGGTTCCCGACCCCCAAGTCGCAACTGGAACAACGAGATGCCCGGGGAtgaggagctgggatttgaagcaGCAGTTGCTGCCTTGG GCATGAAGACAACAGTAAGTGAGGCAGAGCACCCACTGCTGTGTGAAGGCACACGCCGGGAGAAGGGCGACCTTGCCCTGGCCCTGATGATCACTTACAAAGACGACCAGGCCAGACTCAAGAAG ATCTTAGACAAACTCTTGGACCGAGAGAGCCAGACGCATAAACCACAGACACTGAGTTCGTTCTATTCATCCAGCCGCCCGGCCACAGCCAGCCAGAGGTCTCCTTCAAAGCATGGGGGCCCATCTGCCCCAGGGGCCCTGCAGCCTCTGACCTCAGGCTCtgcagggcctgctcagccagggAGTGTGGCAGGGGCTGGGCCAGGCCCCACTGAGGGCTTCACAGAGAAGAATGTGCCTG AGAGTTCCCCACATTCCCCCTGTGAGGGTCTTCCACCTGAAGCAGCTCTGACCCCAAGGCCAGAGGGGAAGGTCCCCAGCCGCCTGGCACTTGGCAGCCGTGGAGGCTACAACGGACGGGGCTGGGGCTCACCAGGGCGGCCTAAGAAGAAGCACACAG GCATGGCCAGCATTGACAGCAGTGCCCCTGAAACAACGTCGGATAGCTCCCCAACATTAAGCAGGAGGCCGCTGAGAGGGGGCTGGGCCCCTACCTCCTGGGGTCGAGGACAGGACAGTGACAGCATCAGCAGCTCTTCCTCAGACTCCCTTGGCTCCTCGTCCTCCAGTGGAAGTCGCCGGGCCAGTGCCAGTGGAGGGGCCCGGGCGAAGACTGTTGAAGTTGGCAG GTACAAGGGCCGCCGTCCCGAGAGTCATGCCCCCCATGTACCCAATCAGCCGTCAGAGGCAGCTGCACACTTCTACTTCGAGCTGGCGAAGACAGTGCTGATCAAGGCAGGGGGCAACAGCAGCACTTCCATTTTCACACACCCATCTTCCTCAGGGGGCCACCAGGGTCCTCACCGCAACCTGCACCTTTGCGCCTTTGAGATCGGGCTTTATGCCCTTGGCCTGCACAACTTTGTTTCTCCCAACTGGCTCTCACGTACTTACTCTTCCCACGTTTCCTGGATTACGG GCCAGGCAATGGAGATTGGCAGTGCAGCCCTGACTATACTGGTAGAATGCTGGGATGGGCACCTGACGCCCCCTGAGGTTGCGTCCCTGGCTGACAGGGCATCACGGGCACGAGACTCCAACATGGTGAGGGCAGCGGCGGAACTCGCCCTAAGCTGCCTGCCTCATGCCCATGCGTTGAACCCCAATGAGATCCAGCGGGCCCTGGTGCAGTGCAAGGAGCAG GATAACCTGATGTTGGAGAAGGCCTGCATGGCAGTGGAAGAGGCGGCTAAGGGTGGGGGCGTATACCCCGAAGTGTTGTTTGAGGTTGCTCACCAGTGGTTCTGGCTATATGAGCAAACAGCAGGTGGCTCATCCACAGCCCGTGAAGGGGCTACAAGCTGTAGTGCCAGTGGGATCAGGGCAGCTGGGGAGGCTGGGCGGGGGCTGCCTGAGGGCAGGGGGGGCCCAGGGACTGAGCCGGTTACAGTGGCGGCGGCAGCAGTGACAGCAGCCACGGTGGTGCCAGTCATCTCGGTGGGGTCCAGTTTATATCCAGGTCCAGGACTGGGGCATGGTCATTCCCCTGGCCTGCACCCCTACACTGCTCTACAGCCCCACCTGCCCTGCAGCCCTCAATACCTCACCCACCCAGCTCACCCCGCCCACCCCATGCCTCATATGCCCCGGCCTGCCGTCTTCCCTGTGGCCAGCTCTGCATACCCGCAG GGTGTGCATCCTGCATTCCTAGGGGCTCAGTACCCTTACTCGGTGACTCCCCCCTCACTTGCTGCCACTGCTGTGTCTTTCCCCGTCCCTTCCATGGCACCCATCACAGTACATCCCTACCACACAGAGCCAGGGCTCCCACTGCCCACCAGTGTGGCCTGTGAGTTGTGGGGACAGGGAACAG TGAGCAGTGTCCATCCAGCTTCCACGTTTCCAGCCATCCAGGGTGCCTCACTGCCTGCCCTGACCACACAGCCCAGCCCTCTGGTGAGCGGGGGTTTTCCACCACCCGAGGAGGAGACCCACAGCCAGCCTGTCAACCCGCACAGCCTACACCACCTGCATGCTGCCTACCGCGTCG GAATGCTGGCACTGGAGATGCTGGGTCGCCGGGCACACAACGATCACCCCAACAACTTCTCTCGCTCCCCTCCCTACACTGATGATGTCAAATGGTTGCTGGGGCTGGCGGCAAAGCTGG GAGATCGTCATGGAGACGCTGCAGCGGCTGAGCCCTGCTCACGCCCACAACCACCTGCGTGCCCCGGCCTTCCACCAGCTGGTGCAGCGCTGCCAGCAGGCATACATGCAG TACATCCACCACCGCCTGATTCACCTGACCCCTGCCGACTACGACGACTTTGTGAATGCCATCCGCAGCGCTCGCAGCGCCTTCTGCCTGACACCCATGGGTATGATGCAGTTCAACGACATCCTGCAGAATCTCAAGCGCAGCAAACAGACCAAGGAGCTGTGGCAGCGGGTCTCACTCGAGATGACCACCTTCTCCCCCTGAGTCTGACCCCCATAGGGCCCTATACGGGGACACAGGCCTGTGGCTATGGGGGCCCCTCACCAAGGGGTAATGAGTCTTGGCTGGACAGATCATCCCCACTCAGTTCCCCAGTAGCCCAGACTGGCAGCTGCTCTTGGGCTGTAGCTTGGGGCCAAGATGCCTCAGACCCTAGGAGCCTAGGGTTGGGGGAGACAGCCCTGTCTGGGAGCGGGCATTGGGTGGCCTCTGGTATTTATTtggcatttataaatatataa